The following proteins are co-located in the Vigna unguiculata cultivar IT97K-499-35 chromosome 9, ASM411807v1, whole genome shotgun sequence genome:
- the LOC114164239 gene encoding WAT1-related protein At4g08290-like, which produces MGAWLRNARPYLLLLAVQFGSAGMFIFAMDAIKKGMSHYVFIVYRNAIASVTLAPFAFVLERKVRPKMSFRVFSEIMALAFFEIILDQCFALLGMKFTSASFLSAVMNSAPSITFVMAVILGMERMKIKEVACQAKVIGTVVTFGGTLLMALYKGPVLSFMKSSTSHVSQTENVSNPTGNHWVIGTVFLLIGCAGFSAFYILQAITLRKYPAEMSLATWVCFVGALQSSVVAIFAERHHPHAWSLGWDTRLFAPAYAGIVTSGVQYYIQGMVIKSMGPVIVTAFNPLRMIIVTGLACIILSEQLYLGSIIGAIVVVLGLYLVVWGKAKERRGMTPPSPTEDNFPEDQRQLPVSAPRNDSDDNKA; this is translated from the exons atggGTGCGTGGTTGAGAAATGCAAGGCCCTATCTCCTGTTATTGGctgttcaatttggttctgcTGGCATGTTCATATTCGCCATGGATGCTATAAAGAAGGGTATGAGCCATTACGTCTTCATTGTCTACCGTAATGCCATCGCCTCTGTTACTCTCGCTCCCTTCGCCTTTGTTCTTGAAAG GAAAGTAAGGCCCAAGATGAGTTTCCGAGTATTTTCAGAGATTATGGCACTGGCTTTCTTCGA AATAATACTGGATCAGTGTTTCGCTCTATTGGGCATGAAATTCACGTCTGCTTCTTTCTTATCTGCTGTCATGAACTCCGCTCCCTCTATTACTTTTGTGATGGCAGTCATTCTAGG AATGGAGCGCATGAAAATTAAGGAAGTAGCATGTCAAGCCAAAGTGATTGGAACCGTAGTAACATTTGGAGGAACCTTGCTTATGGCACTGTACAAAGGCCCCGTCCTTAGTTTCATGAAATCTTCGACCAGCCATGTTAGCCAAACTGAGAACGTGAGCAACCCCACCGGAAACCATTGGGTCATAGGAACAGTGTTCCTCCTCATTGGTTGTGCAGGTTTTTCTGCATTTTACATATTACAG GCCATAACATTGAGAAAATACCCAGCAGAGATGTCGTTGGCCACTTGGGTTTGCTTTGTAGGAGCACTTCAAAGCTCTGTTGTTGCAATCTTCGCAGAACGGCACCACCCTCATGCTTGGTCCCTCGGTTGGGACACACGACTCTTTGCCCCTGCTTACGCG GGAATAGTTACATCAGGAGTTCAGTATTACATACAAGGCATGGTGATAAAATCCATGGGCCCGGTTATTGTGACTGCTTTCAATCCTCTGCGTATGATCATTGTTACGGGCTTGGCCTGCATCATCCTATCTGAGCAACTCTACCTTGGAAG TATAATTGGAGCAATAGTTGTTGTGCTGGGGCTTTACCTTGTAGTGTGGGGAAAAGCTAAAGAACGCAGAGGTATGACGCCACCATCGCCTACAGAGGATAACTTTCCCGAAGATCAACGACAGCTACCGGTCTCAGCTCCAAGGAATGATAGTGATGACAATAAGGCTTAA